In the genome of Phragmitibacter flavus, the window GCAGGCGGGAAGGTCGGTGCCATCGACGGCGTAGCCTTCAATGCCGTAGCCCTTGGCGCGGTCGACAAGCGAATCGCAGGCAAACGAGCGGTTGTTGGGGGTGGAGTAGGCGTAGAGGTTGTTGGCCACGGAGATGACCATGGGCAGTTTTTCGATCGCGGCCAGGTTGACGGCCTCGTGAAAGGCACCGGTGGAGGTGCCGCCGTCGCCGATGCAGGTGGCACCGACGCAGTCGCCGATGGTGCCTTGCAGACGGCGGGAAAGGAGCATGCCACCAATGACGCTGACCATGGTGCCGAGGTGGGAAATCATCGCAGGCATGCCTTCGCGAGGACGACCGCGGTGGATATTGCCGTCGCGACCACGCATGGGCCCGAGCACGGAGCCGAGGTAGGTGCGGGTGGCGTCGAGGATGGATTCGCCGAAGGCCATTTTGCCGGCTTGGTCGCGAATGAGGCCGGCGTAGAGGTCCTTGCCTTTCGTAAGGTGGACGGTGAGGGCGGCGCTGAGGGCCTCTTGGCCGCGGCCGACATAAACGCCGCCAACGATGCGTCCGCCTGCGCGGTAGAGGCTGGCGAGTTTGTCCTCCAAAACCCGGGCGCGAACCATGTGTTTGAAGGCTTGCTGACAGAGTGGTTTCAACGTTTCAGCGGACGTTGTGGGAGGGGCGACGTGAGAGGAAGTGGACACGGCGGAATGAGAAGGTTGAGACGCTTCGGTGGGAAACATGACACACGTGTGGAGAGGTGGGAAGCGATTTCTTTTGTATGAGAAGAGCTAATAACTAACCGGAGATGTTCAAATGGAGCGTGTCAGGCGGGAACATCGGGAAATTTCATGTCATGGCTTGCGGGAGGGGTTGCTTTTGACTACAGGCATGAATGCAATTGATTCATGGCCCCGAAGTCGCCGCCGCGGTGCTGGCAGAGTGTGAAAAAGACATCGCTGAGCTTGCCCTGATGGGGAAGAAACCGGGTCTGGCGGTGGTGTTGGTGGGGGATGATCCGGCATCTCGGGCTTATGTGCGCAGCAAGGACAAAAAGTGTCGGGATTTGGGGCTGCATTCGGTGAAGCTGGAGCTGGCGGAGTCGACGACGCAGGAGGAGTTGCTGCAGGTGATTGCGGGGCTGAACGCTGATCCGGCGATCCATGGAATTTTGGTGCAGAGTCCGCCGCCGAAGCATATTGATGAGAGCGCGGTGGTGATGGCGATTGATCCGCGCAAGGATGTGGACGGTTTCCATCCGGTGAACGTGGCAAAACTGGCGCTGGAGGATCGCAGTGGCTTTGTGCCATGCACGCCGT includes:
- a CDS encoding thiamine pyrophosphate-dependent dehydrogenase E1 component subunit alpha, with product MSTSSHVAPPTTSAETLKPLCQQAFKHMVRARVLEDKLASLYRAGGRIVGGVYVGRGQEALSAALTVHLTKGKDLYAGLIRDQAGKMAFGESILDATRTYLGSVLGPMRGRDGNIHRGRPREGMPAMISHLGTMVSVIGGMLLSRRLQGTIGDCVGATCIGDGGTSTGAFHEAVNLAAIEKLPMVISVANNLYAYSTPNNRSFACDSLVDRAKGYGIEGYAVDGTDLPACVETFRHAVARARAGHGPQMVVGTFLRLSGHGEHDDASYIPEEVKNSPQGRDCLPLSEQKLIERGWFTKEEVQELYDNAKDEADKAIAKSSSEPLPDPYKESWNALASPLLVEE